A window from Betaproteobacteria bacterium encodes these proteins:
- a CDS encoding class I SAM-dependent methyltransferase — translation MSLRLSLPSLNKEATAKPHRATPPIVLAMLAQAAGAGVTLLLLWMLPVPDRWGELSAALCHGFVAAVAGRMLGLAPWWIPINVGFVPVALVATGSELSPDWFLSGFVALGLVYWSSYRTQVPLYLTSGAGCRVVAEILEREKGSTFLDIGSGSGSVLAHVARRFPGIACEGVELAPLPYWISRLRLALRKNCNVNWKDFWNLDLSRYDVVYAFLSPVPMSALWEKVRREMRPGTLFISNSFPVVGVAPKEILVVPGPIKRKLYLWRL, via the coding sequence ATGTCACTACGTCTGAGCCTGCCAAGCCTTAATAAGGAGGCCACGGCCAAGCCACACCGAGCCACACCTCCGATCGTCCTCGCCATGCTGGCGCAGGCCGCCGGTGCTGGCGTTACGTTGCTCCTGCTTTGGATGCTGCCCGTTCCGGACCGCTGGGGGGAGTTGAGCGCCGCCCTTTGCCACGGATTTGTGGCGGCGGTGGCGGGCAGGATGCTGGGGCTGGCCCCGTGGTGGATACCGATCAACGTGGGCTTCGTGCCGGTGGCGCTGGTGGCGACAGGCTCCGAGTTGAGCCCGGATTGGTTCCTTAGCGGATTCGTGGCCTTGGGTTTGGTGTACTGGAGTTCTTACCGCACGCAAGTGCCGTTGTACCTCACCAGCGGGGCAGGCTGCCGGGTGGTCGCCGAAATTTTGGAACGCGAGAAGGGGAGCACGTTCCTCGACATAGGCAGCGGCTCTGGCAGCGTGCTGGCACACGTCGCTCGGCGCTTCCCCGGTATCGCCTGCGAGGGCGTGGAATTGGCGCCCTTGCCCTATTGGATTAGCCGCCTGCGCCTTGCGTTGCGCAAAAACTGCAACGTGAACTGGAAGGATTTTTGGAATCTGGACCTATCGCGTTACGACGTGGTCTATGCCTTTCTTTCGCCAGTGCCCATGAGCGCTCTGTGGGAAAAGGTGCGCCGCGAGATGCGCCCCGGCACGCTATTCATCAGCAACTCCTTCCCCGTCGTGGGCGTGGCACCCAAGGAAATTCTCGTGGTGCCAGGCCCCATCAAGCGCAAGCTCTATCTCTGGCGCCTCTGA
- the motA gene encoding flagellar motor stator protein MotA: MFLIIGYVIILAASVGTYAIYGSLAALWVPTEYVALIGLMIGGMVAGNGTKAIKATLGALPSLFNGSAYSKSFYMDMLAMMYELLTKIRKEGLMSLEGDVDNPEGSPIFTKYPAFLNNHHAVEFLTDYLRIMVGGNLNALEIEALMDAEIETHHQEAHVAPHVMSKVADAVPAFGIIVAVMGVVNVMGSVGQPQAILGKMIGGALVGTFLGILISYGFVAPIASQLEQKMDEGSKIYQCMKVVLLASINGYAPQVAVEFGRKTLFSTERMTFQELEDAVNGRKK, from the coding sequence ATGTTTCTCATAATCGGTTACGTAATCATTCTGGCGGCATCGGTGGGGACGTACGCCATTTACGGCTCCTTGGCGGCGCTATGGGTACCGACGGAGTATGTGGCGCTTATCGGTCTCATGATCGGGGGCATGGTGGCCGGTAACGGTACCAAGGCCATCAAGGCTACCTTGGGCGCCTTGCCGTCATTGTTCAATGGATCGGCCTACTCGAAGTCGTTTTACATGGACATGCTGGCCATGATGTACGAACTGCTCACCAAGATTCGCAAGGAGGGCTTGATGTCCTTAGAGGGCGATGTGGACAACCCTGAGGGCAGTCCCATATTTACCAAATATCCCGCCTTTCTGAATAACCACCATGCCGTGGAGTTTCTGACGGACTATCTGCGCATCATGGTGGGAGGCAACCTCAACGCGCTGGAGATCGAGGCGCTGATGGATGCCGAAATCGAAACCCACCACCAGGAAGCTCACGTCGCGCCCCACGTCATGTCCAAAGTGGCCGATGCGGTGCCGGCATTCGGCATTATCGTGGCGGTGATGGGGGTGGTGAACGTGATGGGATCCGTGGGCCAGCCCCAGGCAATCCTCGGCAAGATGATCGGTGGCGCCCTGGTGGGTACCTTCCTCGGGATTTTGATTTCCTACGGATTCGTGGCGCCCATCGCGAGCCAGCTCGAACAAAAGATGGACGAGGGTAGCAAGATCTACCAATGCATGAAGGTGGTGTTGCTAGCCAGCATTAACGGCTACGCCCCGCAGGTGGCGGTGGAATTTGGCCGCAAGACGCTGTTCTCCACCGAGCGCATGACCTTCCAGGAATTGGAGGACGCGGTCAATGGCCGCAAGAAATAA
- the typA gene encoding translational GTPase TypA, producing the protein MLRSVRNIAIIAHVDHGKTTLVDKMLRQAGVFEAHQHVTERVMDSNDIERERGITILAKNAAVDYGDVHINIVDTPGHRDFGGEVERALSMVDGVLVLVDAVEGPMPQTRFVTRKALARGLKPIVVVNKVDRHGVRAEWVVNQTFDLFDRLGATEDQLDFPVVYASALQGWATLDLNKPNADLKPLFDTIIGQVPAADGDAGAPLQLQISALDYSTYTGRIGVGRIQRGTLRSPQEVLLLAGEAAPKKARITQLFGFSGLARLPVSQAVAGDIVLIQGIEELTLGCTIADTETPEALPMLTVDEPTLTMNFQVNTSPLAGREGKFVTSRQVRERLYRETMSNMALRVEDTADADVFRVSGRGELHLTILIENMRREGYELAVSRPQVLYKEIDGQRCEPYELLTVDLEDTHQGAVMEALGTRRGDLQDMQPDGKGRTRLEYIIPARGLIGFQNEFLNLTRGTGLLSHVFDEYGPLKPEMPQRRNGVLISQDDGVAVAYALWKLDPRGRMFVKPNDPVYEGMVVGIHARDNDLVVNPVREKQLTNIRAAGKDENISLTPPIQLNLEYAVEFIADDELVEVTPKSIRIRKRYLKEHERKRASRMEEAAA; encoded by the coding sequence ATGCTCCGCTCCGTACGCAATATCGCCATCATCGCTCACGTCGATCACGGCAAGACCACCTTGGTGGACAAGATGCTCCGCCAGGCCGGAGTCTTCGAGGCGCACCAGCATGTGACCGAGCGCGTGATGGACAGCAACGACATCGAGCGCGAGCGCGGCATCACCATCCTGGCCAAGAATGCCGCGGTGGATTACGGCGACGTGCACATCAATATCGTGGATACCCCCGGCCACCGTGATTTCGGCGGGGAAGTCGAGCGCGCCCTGTCCATGGTGGACGGCGTGCTGGTGCTGGTCGATGCCGTGGAAGGTCCCATGCCGCAGACACGCTTCGTTACGCGCAAGGCACTCGCGCGCGGGCTGAAGCCCATCGTGGTGGTGAACAAGGTTGACCGCCATGGTGTGCGGGCGGAATGGGTAGTCAACCAAACTTTCGATTTGTTCGACCGGCTGGGTGCCACCGAAGACCAATTGGATTTCCCGGTGGTCTACGCCTCGGCGTTGCAAGGGTGGGCCACCTTGGATCTGAACAAACCCAATGCTGACCTGAAGCCTTTGTTCGACACCATCATCGGCCAGGTTCCCGCGGCCGATGGCGATGCCGGCGCACCATTACAACTTCAGATCAGCGCCCTGGATTACTCCACTTACACCGGCCGTATCGGCGTGGGCCGGATACAGCGGGGAACGCTGCGTTCCCCGCAGGAAGTGTTACTACTGGCAGGAGAGGCGGCGCCCAAGAAGGCACGCATCACCCAGCTATTCGGTTTTTCGGGTTTGGCGCGCCTTCCCGTGTCGCAGGCCGTGGCGGGTGACATCGTATTGATCCAAGGCATCGAGGAACTCACCCTGGGTTGCACCATTGCCGATACGGAAACACCGGAAGCCTTGCCCATGCTGACCGTGGACGAACCCACGCTTACGATGAATTTTCAGGTGAATACCTCGCCTCTCGCGGGACGGGAAGGCAAGTTCGTCACCAGCCGCCAGGTGCGCGAGCGTCTCTATCGCGAGACCATGTCCAACATGGCGCTCCGCGTGGAAGATACGGCTGACGCGGACGTGTTTCGCGTCTCGGGCCGCGGCGAATTGCACCTCACCATCTTGATCGAGAACATGCGCCGGGAAGGTTATGAATTGGCCGTGTCCCGCCCGCAAGTGCTGTACAAGGAAATCGACGGCCAGCGCTGCGAGCCCTACGAGTTGCTCACGGTGGATCTGGAGGACACTCACCAAGGCGCGGTGATGGAGGCGCTGGGCACGCGCCGTGGGGATTTGCAGGACATGCAGCCCGACGGCAAGGGCCGCACGCGCTTGGAATACATCATCCCCGCCCGCGGGTTGATCGGCTTTCAAAACGAGTTTCTCAACTTGACTCGCGGCACCGGTTTGCTCTCGCACGTTTTCGACGAGTACGGGCCTCTCAAACCCGAGATGCCCCAGCGCCGCAACGGCGTCTTGATTTCCCAGGATGACGGGGTGGCCGTGGCCTACGCGCTTTGGAAACTCGATCCGCGCGGGCGCATGTTCGTCAAACCCAACGATCCCGTCTATGAAGGCATGGTCGTGGGGATCCATGCGCGCGACAATGACCTGGTGGTCAACCCCGTGCGGGAGAAGCAGCTCACCAACATCCGCGCGGCTGGCAAGGACGAAAACATTTCGCTGACACCGCCCATCCAGCTCAACCTGGAGTATGCCGTGGAGTTCATCGCGGACGATGAATTGGTGGAGGTCACACCGAAATCCATCCGTATCCGCAAGCGCTACTTGAAAGAGCATGAGCGCAAGCGCGCCTCACGCATGGAAGAGGCCGCCGCCTGA
- a CDS encoding alpha/beta hydrolase, which produces MNPMRILAITLLVAAVSYLGVCTLLFFAQDSMIFLRQPLRAESPALASRLGAEELRLSTQDGVLLHGWSRKAKTPGTTPWLIYFGGNAEEVTGMLEELSRYAGVGVALANYRGYGLSGGEPSERAFLADGVALYDALAARPEVDRERILVMGRSLGTGTAAYVASQRKVRAVVLLSPYDSLTAVAARVYPWLPVAFLMRHPFDTLSRAPAISSPMLAVAGSLDTIVPPSHSQRLREAWKGEAQLHLLVGAGHNDLLLHPGFWPRVDEFIERNAR; this is translated from the coding sequence ATGAATCCGATGCGCATCCTTGCCATTACCCTTTTGGTTGCCGCCGTGTCGTACCTCGGCGTATGCACGCTGCTTTTTTTCGCGCAGGATTCCATGATCTTCCTGCGCCAGCCGCTGCGGGCGGAATCCCCGGCGCTCGCAAGCAGGCTGGGTGCCGAGGAACTCAGACTCTCCACGCAAGATGGCGTGCTGCTGCACGGATGGTCGCGCAAGGCGAAAACCCCCGGCACGACACCTTGGCTCATCTACTTCGGCGGCAACGCCGAGGAAGTGACGGGAATGCTGGAGGAACTCTCGCGATACGCGGGCGTTGGCGTGGCCCTAGCCAATTATCGGGGCTATGGTTTGAGCGGCGGCGAGCCCTCCGAACGGGCCTTTCTGGCCGATGGGGTAGCCCTCTACGACGCGCTGGCCGCGCGGCCCGAGGTGGACCGCGAACGGATCCTGGTGATGGGGCGCAGCCTGGGTACCGGAACGGCTGCATACGTGGCTTCCCAGCGCAAGGTGCGCGCCGTGGTGCTGCTGTCCCCCTACGATAGCCTGACGGCGGTGGCGGCCCGCGTCTACCCCTGGCTACCGGTGGCGTTCCTGATGCGCCATCCCTTCGACACCTTATCACGGGCACCGGCGATATCCTCTCCAATGCTCGCCGTGGCGGGCTCCTTGGATACCATCGTGCCTCCTTCGCACTCGCAACGCCTGCGCGAGGCGTGGAAGGGCGAAGCTCAACTGCATCTGCTGGTGGGCGCGGGCCACAACGACCTTTTGCTACACCCGGGATTTTGGCCCAGAGTGGACGAATTCATCGAGCGCAATGCGAGGTAA
- a CDS encoding FtsX-like permease family protein: MFAFALRLLAREWRSGELRVLGLGLLIAVGSLTTVAFFSERVRLVLTQEAAQLLGADLLVVSGRPLDATMQNRARELGLRAMNVVRFPSMAQHDNQTLLADIKAITNSYPLKGKFTVKRDAGLPAIRPTAAPTTGTLWGDERALARLGASVGETITLGDRNFTLIGIIADDPDTAISFMNLGPRIVMNLEDLPSTGLIQAGSRVSYRLGVAGPAGAVEAFRSYAKSKIVAGQRVEDVREARPEIRSALERAEKFLGLASLMSAVIAAVAIALAARRYLVRHLDSCAVMRCFGASQWFILAVHALQFLALALIASAMGCALGYLAQEGLALLMAPVVGVPLPQAGWMPVAQGMAAGVVLLAGFAIPPLVGLRKVPTLRVLRRDMGLPDTITASTYVLGLSALCALVLWQSQDFKLGLYVLLGIAGVIVMASLATWAAMGVLTRAGRRGSFAVRFGISNLHRRPLGSITQVVALGVGMMALILMTMTRADLLESWKRSLPADAPNRFLVNVQPDQVAAIGKFLRGEGMAAPALYPMVRGRLVGINGREVSSENYTEDRAKRLMDREFNLSWSASLPQDNAIVSGNWFSGSDNGRAQFSVEDGLAITLNIQLGDVLAYDIAGVRLEAKVTSLRKVEWDSFRVNFFVITPPGVLETHPASYVSAFHVPAARSALMDRMVKRFPNILVIDVETVLAQVQRIMDQVAKAVEFVFGFGLAAGLIVLFAAIHATHDERIYDAAVLRTVGATTRQLRAAQAAEFAVIGALSGALAALGASAVGYFIAERVLNVSFHANPWIWLVGLLSGAVGVMGVGLAGTYRIARTPPMEIFRTV, from the coding sequence TTGTTCGCTTTTGCCTTGCGTTTGCTCGCGCGCGAATGGCGTTCGGGTGAATTGCGCGTACTGGGGCTGGGGCTTCTGATCGCCGTGGGCAGCCTGACCACGGTGGCATTCTTTTCCGAAAGAGTACGCCTGGTGTTGACGCAAGAGGCCGCGCAATTGCTCGGAGCGGATCTGCTGGTGGTGTCCGGCCGGCCATTGGACGCTACCATGCAAAACCGAGCGCGGGAACTGGGCTTGCGAGCCATGAACGTGGTGCGATTCCCTAGCATGGCCCAGCACGACAATCAGACATTGCTGGCGGACATCAAAGCCATCACGAATAGCTACCCGCTCAAGGGCAAATTCACGGTAAAGCGCGATGCCGGCCTACCCGCAATCCGCCCCACCGCCGCACCCACGACCGGCACCCTATGGGGCGATGAGCGCGCGCTCGCACGATTGGGTGCGAGCGTCGGAGAAACCATCACATTAGGCGACCGGAACTTCACCCTAATCGGGATCATCGCAGATGATCCCGATACGGCCATCAGCTTCATGAATCTCGGGCCGCGCATCGTCATGAATTTGGAGGATCTGCCTTCCACCGGTCTCATTCAGGCGGGCAGCCGCGTGAGTTACCGCTTGGGCGTGGCCGGGCCTGCCGGCGCCGTGGAAGCCTTTCGCAGCTACGCCAAGAGCAAGATTGTCGCGGGCCAGCGCGTCGAAGATGTGCGCGAGGCACGCCCGGAAATTCGCTCTGCCTTGGAGCGCGCGGAAAAATTTCTTGGCCTGGCGTCCCTCATGAGCGCGGTGATCGCGGCGGTGGCCATCGCCCTTGCCGCGCGCCGCTACTTGGTACGGCACCTGGATAGTTGCGCGGTGATGCGCTGCTTCGGTGCCTCGCAATGGTTCATCCTCGCCGTTCACGCGCTACAGTTTCTTGCGTTGGCTCTCATCGCGAGCGCGATGGGTTGTGCCTTGGGATATCTCGCCCAAGAAGGCCTCGCCTTATTGATGGCGCCGGTGGTGGGCGTGCCATTGCCGCAAGCCGGATGGATGCCGGTGGCGCAGGGAATGGCGGCCGGTGTGGTATTGCTGGCGGGATTCGCCATCCCGCCCCTGGTGGGCCTGCGCAAAGTCCCCACCTTGCGCGTATTGCGCCGGGATATGGGGCTGCCCGATACCATTACGGCCAGCACCTATGTGCTCGGATTGAGCGCTTTGTGCGCGCTGGTACTGTGGCAATCGCAAGATTTCAAATTGGGTCTGTACGTGCTGCTCGGCATCGCTGGCGTGATCGTGATGGCGTCGTTGGCGACCTGGGCCGCCATGGGGGTGCTCACACGCGCGGGACGCCGTGGTTCGTTCGCCGTGCGTTTCGGTATTTCCAATTTGCACCGGCGCCCCTTGGGCAGCATCACCCAGGTGGTGGCTCTAGGCGTGGGCATGATGGCGTTGATTCTCATGACGATGACGCGCGCGGATCTTCTGGAGAGCTGGAAACGCAGTCTTCCCGCGGACGCGCCCAACCGCTTCCTGGTGAACGTGCAGCCTGACCAAGTGGCAGCCATCGGAAAGTTCTTGCGCGGTGAGGGCATGGCGGCACCCGCGCTGTATCCGATGGTGCGCGGCCGGCTGGTGGGAATCAATGGCCGCGAGGTGAGTTCGGAGAATTACACGGAAGACCGTGCGAAGCGGCTCATGGACCGGGAGTTCAACCTCTCGTGGTCGGCTTCCTTACCACAAGACAACGCCATCGTGTCGGGAAACTGGTTCTCCGGGTCCGATAACGGGCGAGCGCAATTTTCCGTGGAAGATGGCTTGGCCATAACCTTGAACATCCAACTGGGAGATGTGCTGGCTTACGACATTGCCGGCGTTCGTTTGGAAGCCAAGGTCACCTCCTTGCGCAAGGTGGAGTGGGATTCCTTCCGGGTGAATTTCTTCGTGATCACGCCCCCAGGAGTCCTGGAAACCCATCCAGCTAGTTACGTCAGCGCCTTTCACGTGCCGGCCGCTAGATCGGCCCTCATGGACCGGATGGTCAAGCGCTTTCCCAACATCCTGGTGATCGACGTCGAAACCGTGCTGGCCCAGGTTCAGCGCATCATGGATCAAGTGGCGAAGGCCGTCGAGTTCGTGTTCGGCTTTGGGCTGGCCGCGGGGCTCATCGTGCTCTTCGCCGCCATTCACGCCACCCACGACGAACGGATTTACGATGCGGCGGTGCTGCGTACCGTGGGCGCCACCACGCGGCAGTTGCGCGCGGCGCAGGCCGCGGAATTCGCGGTCATCGGCGCGCTTTCGGGAGCCTTGGCCGCTCTTGGCGCAAGCGCCGTGGGTTATTTCATCGCCGAACGCGTGCTCAACGTGAGTTTCCACGCCAATCCGTGGATCTGGCTGGTGGGTTTGCTGTCGGGTGCGGTAGGTGTGATGGGAGTAGGCCTGGCCGGCACCTATCGCATCGCGCGCACGCCGCCGATGGAAATATTTCGCACGGTTTGA